In a single window of the Motilibacter aurantiacus genome:
- a CDS encoding homoserine dehydrogenase, translating to MESPLRVALLGCGVVGSEVARLLVQSADDLAARVGRPIELAGIAVRRKRERPGLPVDPELFTTDAMGLVTRDDVDIVVEVIGGIEPARSLILAAMKNGASVVSANKALLAEDGSTLFAAAEEHGVDLYYEAAVAGAIPILRPLRESLVGDHVQRVLGIVNGTTNFILSSMDESGAGFAEALDEATALGYAEADPTADVEGFDAAAKAAILASLAFHTRVPLGAVHREGITEVTAADVASAKAMGHVVKLLAIAELVDGAVAVRVHPAMIPREHPLAGVRDAFNAVFVQSEAAGELMFYGRGAGGAPTASAVLGDLVAVARHRTGDALGPGESAYAALPVRPMGETLTRYHVSLDVDDRPGVLAAVATAFARHGVSIQTVRQEGHADDAVLVLVTHTARDADLAATVEELRALEIVRDVTSVMRVEGA from the coding sequence GTGGAATCGCCGTTGCGTGTCGCTCTGCTGGGATGCGGCGTCGTCGGGAGCGAGGTCGCGCGCCTGCTCGTCCAGAGCGCCGACGACCTGGCCGCCCGCGTCGGCCGCCCGATCGAGCTCGCCGGGATCGCCGTACGCCGCAAGCGCGAGCGCCCCGGCCTCCCCGTCGACCCGGAGCTGTTCACCACCGACGCCATGGGCCTGGTGACGCGCGACGACGTGGACATCGTCGTCGAGGTGATCGGCGGGATCGAGCCCGCACGGTCGCTCATCCTCGCGGCGATGAAGAACGGCGCGTCGGTCGTCAGCGCCAACAAGGCGCTGCTCGCCGAGGACGGCTCGACCCTCTTCGCGGCGGCCGAGGAGCACGGCGTGGACCTCTACTACGAGGCCGCCGTCGCCGGTGCCATCCCGATCCTGCGCCCACTGCGCGAGTCGCTCGTCGGCGATCACGTGCAGCGCGTCTTGGGAATCGTGAATGGCACGACCAACTTCATCCTTTCGAGCATGGACGAGTCCGGGGCCGGCTTCGCCGAGGCGCTCGACGAGGCGACTGCGCTCGGGTACGCCGAGGCCGACCCCACGGCGGACGTCGAGGGCTTCGACGCCGCGGCCAAGGCGGCGATCCTCGCCTCGCTCGCGTTCCACACCCGGGTCCCGCTCGGCGCGGTGCACCGCGAGGGCATCACCGAGGTGACCGCAGCGGACGTGGCCAGCGCGAAGGCGATGGGGCACGTGGTCAAGCTGCTCGCCATCGCCGAGCTCGTGGACGGGGCGGTCGCCGTCCGCGTCCACCCGGCCATGATCCCGCGCGAGCACCCGCTTGCCGGTGTGCGCGACGCGTTCAACGCCGTCTTCGTCCAGTCCGAGGCGGCCGGGGAGCTCATGTTCTACGGCCGCGGCGCCGGCGGTGCGCCGACGGCGAGCGCGGTGCTCGGCGACCTGGTCGCGGTGGCCCGCCACCGCACGGGCGACGCGCTCGGCCCGGGGGAGTCGGCGTATGCGGCCCTGCCGGTGCGCCCGATGGGCGAGACGCTCACCCGCTACCACGTGAGCCTCGACGTCGACGACCGACCGGGTGTGCTCGCCGCCGTGGCGACGGCTTTCGCCCGCCACGGCGTCTCGATCCAGACCGTGCGGCAGGAGGGGCACGCGGACGACGCGGTGCTCGTCCTCGTGACGCACACCGCGCGCGACGCCGACCTCGCAGCCACCGTCGAGGAGCTGCGCGCGCTCGAGATCGTCCGTGACGTCACGAGCGTCATGCGGGTCGAAGGGGCCTGA
- a CDS encoding VOC family protein, with the protein MEPVRWKGLCLDANDPGLVTGFWARALRRTPHVQDDGDGVLRGDAPGQTVWVNRVPEPKTAKNRAHLDLVAPSLSRFLEAGAGHVQDDAYAGHRWAVLQAPEGAELCVFTGDEPSALVVDSNDPVADAAWWAAVLGGTPVPAPGGLPRWVAGIPELPFDLMKFVGVPEPKTVKNRVHWDVTGDVGRLVDRGARVLAEPDGEAGWHVLADPAGNEFCVFPPALDS; encoded by the coding sequence ATGGAGCCGGTGCGCTGGAAGGGCCTCTGCCTCGACGCGAACGACCCCGGCCTCGTCACCGGCTTCTGGGCCCGGGCGCTTCGCCGCACGCCCCACGTGCAGGACGACGGCGACGGCGTCCTGCGCGGGGACGCGCCGGGGCAGACGGTGTGGGTCAACCGGGTCCCCGAGCCCAAGACGGCGAAGAACCGGGCCCACCTCGACCTGGTGGCCCCGAGCCTCTCGCGCTTTCTCGAGGCCGGGGCCGGCCACGTGCAGGACGATGCGTACGCGGGCCACCGGTGGGCCGTGCTGCAGGCGCCCGAGGGGGCGGAGCTCTGCGTGTTCACCGGCGACGAGCCCAGCGCGCTCGTCGTCGACAGCAACGACCCCGTGGCCGACGCCGCCTGGTGGGCCGCGGTGCTCGGCGGCACACCGGTGCCGGCTCCGGGCGGGCTGCCGCGCTGGGTCGCGGGCATACCGGAGCTTCCCTTCGACCTGATGAAGTTCGTCGGGGTGCCCGAGCCGAAGACGGTCAAGAACCGGGTGCACTGGGACGTCACCGGCGACGTCGGGAGGCTGGTCGACCGCGGGGCGCGTGTGCTCGCCGAGCCGGACGGGGAGGCGGGCTGGCACGTGCTCGCCGACCCGGCGGGCAACGAGTTCTGCGTGTTCCCGCCCGCACTCGACTCCTGA
- a CDS encoding response regulator gives MARVLVVDDTDNIRELIVMNLTLEGFEVVTAVDGMDALEKVVDADPDVITLDVVMPRLDGFKTVERLRADPRTRNIPIAMVSASAQADDVRRGEATGVDAYVTKPFDPDELVRVVRSLVDAGPRALEE, from the coding sequence GTGGCGCGCGTCCTCGTCGTCGACGACACCGACAACATCCGAGAGCTCATCGTCATGAACCTCACGCTCGAGGGGTTCGAGGTCGTCACCGCGGTCGACGGGATGGACGCCCTGGAGAAGGTGGTGGACGCCGACCCCGACGTGATCACCCTCGACGTCGTCATGCCTCGGCTGGACGGCTTCAAGACCGTCGAGCGGCTGCGCGCCGACCCGCGTACCCGGAACATCCCCATCGCCATGGTGAGCGCGTCCGCCCAGGCCGACGACGTCCGGCGCGGCGAGGCGACCGGCGTGGACGCGTACGTCACGAAGCCCTTCGACCCCGACGAGCTGGTCAGGGTCGTGCGATCGCTGGTCGACGCCGGGCCCAGGGCGCTGGAGGAGTAG
- the yczE gene encoding membrane protein YczE: MSTVTDDARPTTTLPPLPSPLAQLRAGRLTRRLVQLQAGLVLYGASMGLMIQAGLGLDPWDAFHQGVAERTSLSFGTVVIVTGVVVLLLWIPLRQWPGVGTVSNAIVIGLAVDATLAVVEQPEPMWARVTFLLAGVVLNGVAGAAYIGAQLGPGPRDGLMTGLVRRTGRSVRLVRTSLELTVLAIGWALGGTIGVGTVLYALSIGPLVQAMLPRFEVRTRT, encoded by the coding sequence GTGAGCACCGTGACCGACGACGCCCGACCGACGACGACCCTGCCGCCCCTGCCCTCGCCGCTCGCCCAGCTGCGCGCCGGCCGGCTCACCCGTCGCCTCGTGCAGCTGCAGGCCGGGCTGGTCCTCTACGGCGCGTCCATGGGGCTGATGATCCAGGCCGGGCTCGGGCTCGACCCCTGGGACGCCTTCCACCAGGGGGTCGCCGAGCGCACGTCCCTGTCGTTCGGCACCGTCGTCATCGTCACCGGTGTCGTGGTGCTCCTGCTCTGGATCCCGCTGCGGCAGTGGCCCGGCGTCGGCACCGTGAGCAACGCGATCGTCATCGGGCTCGCGGTCGACGCGACCCTGGCAGTCGTCGAGCAGCCGGAGCCCATGTGGGCCAGGGTCACGTTCCTGCTGGCCGGGGTCGTGCTCAACGGGGTCGCGGGTGCGGCCTACATCGGCGCGCAGCTCGGCCCCGGGCCGCGCGACGGCCTGATGACGGGGCTGGTCCGGCGGACCGGCCGCTCCGTCCGCCTGGTGCGCACGTCGCTGGAGCTGACGGTGCTGGCCATCGGGTGGGCGCTCGGCGGCACCATCGGCGTCGGCACCGTGCTCTACGCCCTCAGCATCGGCCCGCTCGTCCAGGCGATGCTGCCCCGGTTCGAGGTCCGAACCCGCACCTGA
- the argS gene encoding arginine--tRNA ligase, with the protein MTPTDLADAVLRAVREAVDAGELAVTPPSAVTVERPKQKEHGDYATNVALQLAKPAGRPPRQVAELIAGRLRAVAGISAVEIAGPGFLNVRLEAAAAGVAARRIVEAGEAYGRNDSLAGQRIDLEFVSANPTGPLHLGHVRWAAVGDCLGRLLDASGAKVTREFYVNDAGAQMDKFGASIRARALGEEPPEGGYLGAYVNDLAREVLAARPDILELPEDEQSVAFREEGYRAQLAEQQRTLESFRTHFDVWFSERTLHAGGGIEKALATLREQGHVYDSEGAVFLRTSDFGDDKDRVLVKSDGSLTYFAADCAYYLDKRGRGFDRLVYMLGADHHGYVNRLRAIAACAGDDPDQTVEVLIGQFVKVVQGGEELKLSKRAGNVVTLEDVVDLAGVDAVRYALARSSTDSTLVLDIDLLTKQANENPVFYVQYAHARISGVLRNARDLGIERGDAESFDPSLLSHEREADLLGALGEFPRVVATSAELREAHRVARYLEALAGTYHRFYDACRVLPMGDEEPTDLNRARLWLCEATRVVLANGLALLGVAAPERM; encoded by the coding sequence GTGACTCCCACCGATCTCGCCGACGCCGTCCTCCGCGCCGTACGCGAGGCGGTCGACGCTGGTGAGCTGGCGGTGACGCCTCCGTCCGCGGTGACGGTCGAGCGGCCCAAGCAGAAGGAGCACGGCGACTACGCGACCAACGTCGCGCTCCAGCTCGCCAAGCCCGCGGGCAGGCCCCCGCGCCAGGTCGCGGAGCTGATCGCCGGCCGGCTGCGCGCCGTGGCGGGCATCTCGGCGGTCGAGATCGCCGGGCCCGGCTTCCTCAACGTCCGGCTCGAAGCCGCGGCCGCAGGCGTCGCCGCCCGCCGCATCGTCGAGGCGGGGGAGGCGTACGGGCGCAACGACTCGCTCGCCGGCCAGCGCATCGACCTCGAGTTCGTCTCGGCCAACCCGACCGGCCCGCTCCACCTCGGCCACGTGCGGTGGGCCGCCGTGGGCGACTGCCTGGGCCGGCTGCTCGACGCGTCGGGCGCGAAGGTGACGCGCGAGTTCTACGTCAACGACGCCGGGGCCCAGATGGACAAGTTCGGCGCATCGATCCGCGCCCGCGCGCTGGGCGAGGAGCCGCCGGAGGGCGGGTACCTCGGGGCGTACGTCAACGACCTCGCCCGCGAGGTGCTCGCGGCGCGCCCGGACATCCTCGAGCTGCCGGAGGACGAGCAGTCCGTCGCGTTCCGCGAGGAGGGCTACAGGGCCCAGCTCGCCGAGCAGCAGCGCACGCTCGAGTCGTTCCGCACCCACTTCGACGTGTGGTTCTCCGAGCGCACGCTGCACGCCGGCGGCGGCATCGAGAAGGCGCTCGCCACGCTGCGCGAGCAGGGCCACGTCTACGACTCCGAGGGCGCGGTCTTCCTGCGCACCAGCGACTTCGGCGACGACAAGGACCGGGTGCTGGTCAAGAGCGACGGCAGCCTCACCTACTTCGCCGCCGACTGCGCCTACTACCTGGACAAGCGGGGGCGCGGCTTCGACCGGCTCGTCTACATGCTCGGGGCCGACCACCACGGCTACGTCAACCGGCTGCGGGCCATCGCGGCGTGCGCGGGCGACGACCCCGACCAGACGGTCGAGGTGCTCATCGGGCAGTTCGTCAAGGTCGTGCAGGGCGGTGAGGAGCTCAAGCTCTCCAAGCGCGCCGGCAACGTCGTCACGCTGGAGGACGTCGTCGACCTCGCGGGCGTCGACGCCGTCCGCTACGCCCTCGCCCGGTCCTCCACCGACTCCACCCTGGTGCTCGACATCGACCTGCTCACCAAGCAGGCCAACGAGAACCCGGTGTTCTACGTGCAGTACGCCCACGCCCGCATCAGCGGGGTGCTGCGCAACGCGCGCGACCTCGGGATCGAGCGGGGGGACGCCGAGAGCTTCGACCCGTCACTGCTGTCGCACGAGCGGGAGGCCGACCTGCTCGGCGCCCTCGGCGAGTTCCCGCGCGTGGTCGCGACGTCCGCCGAGCTGCGCGAGGCGCACCGGGTCGCGCGCTACCTCGAGGCGCTCGCCGGGACGTACCACCGCTTCTACGACGCCTGCCGGGTGCTGCCCATGGGGGACGAGGAGCCGACCGACCTCAACCGTGCCCGGCTCTGGCTCTGCGAGGCGACGCGCGTCGTCCTCGCCAACGGGCTGGCCCTGCTCGGCGTCGCCGCCCCGGAGCGGATGTAG
- the lysA gene encoding diaminopimelate decarboxylase yields the protein MRAHEAGALHGQAGDHGPAWLQRPEDVNALVPVLWADNVSRAEDGALRVAGADVRALAQEFGTPAYILDEEDFRNRARAFRDAFAPATVYYAAKAFFSVTVARWLLEEGLNVDVSTGGELAVALAAGVPGDRLVFHGNNRSVGELGRAMDAGIARIVVDSYDEIERVARVAAERGIRQRVIVRVTVGVEAHTHEFIATAHEDQKFGLSLASGAAHEAVRRILAAPSLELVGLHSHIGSQIFDTAGFEIAARRMLGLLHSLRQEHGIELPEVDLGGGFGIAYTTQDDPQPPAVLAKSMRAIVERECAALGMDVPHLSIEPGRAIAGPTTFTLYEVGTVKDVALDGGRRRAYVAVDGGMSDNIRTALYDASYSATLASRSSDAGPVLSRVVGKHCESGDVVVKDEYLPADVRPGDLIAVPGTGAYCRSMASNYNHVPRPPVVAVRDGAARVLIRRETEQDLLRFDTGLPSGGAGTEEGA from the coding sequence ATGCGCGCCCACGAGGCCGGCGCCCTGCACGGGCAGGCCGGCGACCACGGCCCGGCCTGGCTCCAGCGCCCGGAGGACGTCAACGCGCTGGTCCCGGTCCTCTGGGCCGACAACGTCTCGCGCGCGGAGGACGGCGCGCTGCGCGTCGCGGGCGCCGACGTCCGCGCGCTGGCACAGGAGTTCGGCACCCCCGCGTACATCCTCGACGAAGAGGACTTCAGGAATCGTGCACGGGCGTTCCGGGACGCGTTCGCGCCCGCGACCGTCTACTACGCCGCCAAGGCCTTCTTCTCCGTCACGGTCGCGCGGTGGCTCCTCGAGGAGGGGCTCAACGTCGACGTGAGCACGGGGGGCGAGCTCGCCGTCGCCCTGGCCGCGGGCGTGCCCGGGGATCGGCTCGTCTTCCACGGCAACAACCGCTCGGTGGGCGAGCTGGGCCGGGCGATGGACGCCGGTATCGCGCGCATCGTGGTCGACTCCTACGACGAGATCGAGCGCGTGGCGCGGGTCGCGGCCGAGCGCGGCATCCGCCAGCGGGTGATCGTCCGCGTGACCGTCGGGGTCGAGGCCCACACCCACGAGTTCATCGCGACGGCCCACGAGGACCAGAAGTTCGGCCTGTCCCTCGCGAGCGGCGCTGCCCACGAGGCCGTACGCCGCATCCTCGCCGCGCCGTCCCTGGAGCTGGTCGGCCTGCACAGCCACATCGGCTCGCAGATCTTCGACACGGCGGGCTTCGAGATCGCCGCGCGCCGCATGCTCGGCCTGCTGCACAGCCTCCGCCAGGAGCACGGGATCGAGCTGCCCGAGGTGGACCTGGGCGGCGGGTTCGGCATCGCCTACACCACCCAGGACGACCCGCAGCCGCCCGCGGTGCTCGCGAAGAGCATGCGCGCGATCGTCGAGCGCGAGTGCGCCGCCCTGGGCATGGACGTGCCGCACCTGTCGATCGAGCCCGGGCGCGCCATCGCCGGGCCGACCACCTTCACGCTCTACGAGGTCGGCACGGTCAAGGACGTCGCGCTCGACGGCGGCCGCCGGCGCGCCTACGTCGCCGTCGACGGCGGCATGAGCGACAACATCCGCACGGCGCTGTACGACGCGAGCTACTCGGCGACCCTGGCCTCCCGCAGCTCCGACGCCGGGCCGGTCCTCTCGCGGGTCGTCGGCAAGCACTGCGAGAGCGGCGACGTCGTCGTCAAGGACGAGTACCTCCCGGCGGACGTGCGCCCCGGCGACCTGATCGCCGTCCCGGGGACGGGCGCCTACTGCCGCTCGATGGCGAGCAACTACAACCACGTCCCGCGTCCGCCCGTGGTGGCCGTGCGCGACGGCGCCGCGCGGGTGCTGATCCGCCGCGAGACCGAGCAGGACCTGCTGCGCTTCGACACGGGGCTGCCCTCCGGGGGCGCCGGCACGGAAGAAGGGGCCTGA
- a CDS encoding YitT family protein — protein MSTETVERPVALSPEAEPQLRHTAVENVAGLVTGSFLASLGLFLIDRADAVTGGTAGVSLLLDRVLPVPFAVVFLATNLPFILLAGMRKGWGFAARSVTATGLLAAFSLLHPRAVELESLAPAYGTLVGNLAAGVGMLILFRHRASLGGFNVVALLAQERLGWRAGYVQLGLDTAVLALSALALPAGTVLLSVAGAVVLNVVLAMNHRPGRYLAT, from the coding sequence GTGAGCACCGAGACCGTGGAGCGCCCCGTCGCCCTGTCCCCCGAGGCCGAGCCACAGCTGCGCCACACGGCCGTGGAGAACGTGGCGGGCCTGGTGACGGGCTCGTTCCTCGCCTCGCTGGGGCTGTTCCTCATCGACCGCGCGGACGCGGTGACCGGCGGGACCGCGGGCGTCAGCCTGCTGCTGGACCGGGTGCTCCCGGTGCCCTTCGCCGTCGTCTTCCTCGCGACCAACCTGCCGTTCATCCTGCTGGCGGGCATGCGCAAGGGGTGGGGCTTCGCGGCTCGCTCGGTGACCGCGACCGGGCTGCTGGCGGCGTTCTCGCTGCTGCACCCGCGTGCGGTGGAGCTCGAATCGCTCGCCCCGGCGTACGGGACGCTCGTCGGCAACCTGGCCGCGGGGGTGGGGATGCTGATCCTCTTCCGCCACCGCGCCAGCCTCGGCGGGTTCAACGTCGTCGCCCTGCTCGCGCAGGAACGGCTGGGCTGGCGGGCGGGCTACGTGCAGCTCGGGCTCGACACGGCCGTGCTCGCCCTGTCGGCGCTCGCCCTCCCCGCGGGCACGGTGCTGCTGTCCGTGGCCGGCGCGGTGGTCCTCAACGTCGTGCTGGCCATGAACCACCGGCCGGGGCGGTACCTCGCGACCTGA
- a CDS encoding GGDEF domain-containing protein gives MPARTRDEPSCPEIPVAAFSDAFELTPSCLALVGRDGTVMPNAALRAALRRSGTEMLDQLVSSVDWSFASPARPPDGSGLRGLPVEDGRSELVVRSIRPLGVTDGGPEWLLLCLQATTTRRRDALSSLLTRDQLLDRLELVLAAGAEAVGAVGAVDVLVVDLDDFKKVNDTFGHVVGDEVLAACAQRLLESVRPEDAVARWGGDEFAIVLPDATCLDGQAVSDRLARRLRERVATSAGSISLSASWGWVSALPGEAPVSLLNRADLRMYEVKRLHKQAAAAIPTALREQLERTRRRSAELAQRAADMRQLTARRAELLAGVRLHRPSLRAEEPPRG, from the coding sequence ATGCCTGCGCGCACACGTGACGAGCCGTCCTGTCCCGAGATCCCCGTCGCCGCCTTCTCCGACGCCTTCGAGCTGACGCCGAGCTGCCTGGCCCTCGTCGGGCGGGACGGCACGGTGATGCCCAACGCCGCGCTGCGGGCGGCGCTGCGCAGGTCCGGCACGGAGATGCTCGATCAGCTGGTGAGCAGCGTCGACTGGAGCTTCGCCTCACCGGCCCGCCCGCCCGACGGCTCCGGCCTGCGTGGGCTGCCCGTCGAGGACGGCCGTTCCGAGCTCGTCGTCCGCAGCATCCGCCCGCTCGGCGTCACGGACGGCGGGCCGGAGTGGCTGTTGCTGTGCCTGCAGGCCACCACCACTCGCCGCCGGGACGCGCTGTCGTCACTGCTGACCCGGGACCAGCTGCTGGACCGGCTCGAGCTCGTGCTCGCGGCCGGCGCCGAGGCCGTGGGCGCGGTGGGCGCCGTCGATGTCCTCGTCGTCGACCTGGACGACTTCAAGAAGGTCAACGACACGTTCGGGCACGTCGTCGGGGACGAGGTGCTGGCCGCCTGCGCCCAGCGCCTGCTCGAGAGCGTGCGGCCGGAGGACGCCGTGGCCCGCTGGGGCGGGGACGAGTTCGCGATCGTGCTCCCCGACGCCACCTGCCTCGACGGCCAGGCCGTCTCCGACCGGCTGGCCCGCCGACTGCGCGAGCGGGTCGCGACCTCCGCGGGGAGCATCAGCCTCTCGGCCTCGTGGGGATGGGTCAGCGCGCTGCCCGGTGAGGCGCCCGTGAGCCTGCTGAACCGCGCTGACCTGCGGATGTACGAGGTGAAGCGGCTGCACAAGCAGGCGGCCGCCGCGATCCCAACCGCCCTGCGCGAACAGCTCGAGCGCACGCGACGACGCTCCGCGGAGCTTGCCCAGCGGGCGGCCGACATGCGGCAGCTGACCGCGCGGCGCGCCGAGCTGCTCGCCGGCGTGCGGCTCCACCGCCCGTCGCTACGGGCGGAGGAGCCGCCGCGCGGCTAG
- the thrC gene encoding threonine synthase produces MSARTAPWRGVVEEFRDRLPVTADTPVVTLLEGNTPLVPAGELSARTGCDVHLKVEGANPTGSFKDRGMTVAMSVAIGEGAKAVICASTGNTSASAAAYAARAGVRSAVLVPQGKIATGKLAQAVIHGATILQVTDGGFDECLVLARDLSERFPVALVNSVNPVRLQGQKTAAFEVVGALGDAPDIHCLPVGNAGNVSAYWIGYTEEQAAGNATQRPRMWGFQAAGAAPLVSGQPVPNPETIATAIRIGNPASWALAVAARDESGGVVEAVTDQQILAAQRLLADREGVFVEPASAAGVAGLLARAERGEVDPGQRIVCTVTGHGLKDPQWAMPEGVAPVAVPVDASAAAAALGLA; encoded by the coding sequence GTGAGCGCGCGCACCGCCCCGTGGCGGGGTGTCGTGGAGGAGTTCCGCGACCGCCTGCCCGTCACCGCCGACACCCCGGTCGTCACCCTCCTCGAGGGCAACACGCCGCTCGTCCCCGCCGGTGAGCTGTCCGCCCGCACCGGGTGCGACGTCCACCTCAAGGTCGAGGGCGCGAACCCGACCGGGTCGTTCAAGGACCGCGGCATGACCGTGGCGATGAGCGTGGCGATCGGGGAGGGCGCCAAGGCGGTCATCTGCGCCTCCACGGGCAACACCAGCGCGTCGGCCGCCGCGTACGCCGCCCGGGCCGGCGTCCGCAGCGCCGTCCTGGTGCCGCAGGGCAAGATCGCGACCGGCAAGCTCGCGCAGGCCGTGATCCACGGGGCGACGATCCTGCAGGTCACCGACGGCGGGTTCGACGAGTGCCTCGTCCTCGCCCGCGACCTGTCCGAGCGCTTTCCCGTCGCGCTGGTCAACTCGGTGAACCCCGTCCGCCTGCAGGGGCAGAAGACGGCGGCGTTCGAGGTCGTCGGCGCGCTCGGCGACGCCCCCGACATCCACTGCCTGCCGGTCGGCAACGCCGGCAACGTCTCCGCGTACTGGATCGGCTACACGGAGGAGCAGGCGGCCGGCAACGCGACGCAGCGCCCGCGCATGTGGGGCTTCCAGGCCGCCGGCGCCGCACCGCTGGTGTCGGGCCAGCCGGTGCCGAACCCGGAGACCATCGCCACCGCCATCCGCATCGGCAACCCGGCCTCCTGGGCGCTCGCCGTCGCCGCGCGCGACGAGTCCGGTGGCGTCGTCGAGGCGGTCACCGACCAGCAGATCCTCGCGGCCCAGCGCCTGCTGGCCGACCGCGAAGGGGTCTTCGTCGAGCCGGCCTCGGCCGCCGGCGTCGCCGGCCTGCTCGCCCGGGCCGAGCGCGGCGAGGTCGACCCGGGCCAGCGCATCGTCTGCACGGTCACCGGCCACGGCCTCAAGGACCCGCAGTGGGCGATGCCCGAGGGCGTCGCGCCGGTCGCCGTGCCGGTCGACGCGTCCGCGGCCGCGGCCGCGCTCGGGCTGGCCTGA
- a CDS encoding Lrp/AsnC family transcriptional regulator — MDRLDARILLALDDDPDATSLALAKRLGIARNTLQARLQRLRTSGVIREFSRRVDPAALGRGIVAFVSVELSQTTGRRATLALRAFPEVVEIHSTTGQADLLLKVVARDPADLHRLTGEFLTVPEVVRTSTTISLQEEMPLRLRALIEEEAGSG, encoded by the coding sequence GTGGACAGGCTGGATGCCCGAATCCTCCTCGCGCTCGACGACGACCCGGACGCGACGTCCCTGGCGCTGGCCAAGCGGCTCGGCATCGCCCGGAACACGCTGCAGGCCAGGCTGCAGCGGCTGCGCACCAGCGGGGTCATCCGGGAGTTCAGCCGCCGGGTCGACCCGGCGGCCCTCGGGCGCGGGATCGTGGCGTTCGTGTCGGTCGAGCTGAGCCAGACCACCGGCCGGCGCGCCACCCTCGCCCTGCGCGCCTTTCCCGAGGTGGTCGAGATCCACTCGACGACCGGGCAGGCCGACCTGCTGCTGAAGGTCGTCGCGCGGGACCCCGCCGACCTGCACCGGCTCACCGGCGAGTTCCTCACCGTTCCCGAGGTGGTGCGTACGAGCACGACCATCTCGCTGCAGGAGGAGATGCCGTTGCGGCTGCGGGCGCTGATCGAGGAGGAGGCCGGGTCGGGTTAG
- a CDS encoding D-arabinono-1,4-lactone oxidase, with amino-acid sequence MANLEMNWAGNIVFGAERYAAPTSVAELQRLVAGAGRVRARGSAHSFNRIADTDGLQLAVESLPSSVEVTTDGSRPTATVRGGVRYAELTGHLEQAGFALHNLGSLPHISVAGACATGTHGSGVTNGGLATAVSGLELVTASGDLLRLDRSDPRLAGAVVGLGALGVVVGVTLDLEPTYEVRQFVYEGLTGDVLRERLDEVLAAAYSVSLFTDWRGRDVRQAWLKQRVDEPASAVGEPDWMGAVLADGPRNPVPEMSPVHCTEQQGAPGAWHERLPHFKRGFTPSSGEELQSEWFVRRQDARAALDALDTIRERIAGVLQISEIRTIAADELWLSPAYQRDCVAFHFTWIKDTASVTPVVRAVEEQLAPFDARPHWGKVFEMPGRTVSSLYERMPDFARLSAELDPDGKFRNAFLEEYVPRG; translated from the coding sequence ATGGCGAACCTGGAGATGAACTGGGCCGGCAACATCGTGTTCGGCGCGGAGCGCTACGCCGCGCCCACGTCCGTGGCCGAGCTGCAGCGGCTCGTCGCCGGGGCAGGCCGGGTGAGAGCCCGCGGGTCGGCGCACTCCTTCAACCGCATCGCCGACACCGACGGCCTCCAGCTGGCCGTCGAGAGCCTTCCGAGCAGCGTCGAGGTCACCACCGACGGTAGCCGCCCGACCGCGACCGTCCGCGGGGGCGTGCGCTACGCCGAGCTGACCGGGCACCTGGAGCAGGCCGGCTTCGCGCTGCACAACCTGGGCTCGCTCCCGCACATCTCGGTGGCCGGCGCCTGCGCGACCGGCACCCACGGCTCCGGCGTGACGAACGGGGGGCTCGCGACGGCGGTCTCCGGGCTCGAGCTCGTGACGGCGTCCGGCGACCTGCTCAGGCTGGACCGCAGCGACCCGCGCTTGGCCGGCGCGGTGGTGGGCCTCGGTGCGCTCGGCGTCGTCGTCGGTGTCACGCTCGACCTCGAGCCCACGTACGAGGTGCGCCAGTTCGTCTACGAGGGGCTCACCGGCGACGTGCTGCGCGAGCGGCTCGACGAGGTGCTGGCGGCGGCGTACAGCGTGAGCCTGTTCACCGACTGGCGGGGCCGGGACGTGCGCCAGGCCTGGCTCAAGCAGCGGGTCGACGAGCCGGCGTCGGCAGTCGGTGAGCCCGACTGGATGGGCGCCGTGCTGGCCGACGGCCCGCGCAACCCGGTGCCGGAGATGTCGCCGGTCCACTGCACCGAGCAGCAGGGCGCCCCCGGCGCGTGGCACGAGCGGTTGCCGCACTTCAAGCGCGGGTTCACCCCGAGCAGCGGTGAGGAGCTGCAGAGCGAGTGGTTCGTACGCCGGCAGGACGCGCGCGCCGCGCTCGACGCGCTCGACACCATCCGGGAGCGGATCGCTGGGGTGCTGCAGATCAGCGAGATCCGCACGATCGCGGCCGACGAGCTGTGGCTGAGCCCGGCGTACCAGCGCGACTGCGTCGCCTTCCACTTCACCTGGATCAAGGACACCGCCAGCGTCACGCCGGTGGTGCGCGCCGTCGAGGAGCAGCTGGCGCCGTTCGACGCGCGGCCGCACTGGGGCAAGGTCTTCGAGATGCCGGGAAGGACGGTCAGCTCGCTCTACGAGCGGATGCCCGACTTCGCGCGGCTGTCGGCGGAGCTCGACCCCGACGGCAAGTTCCGCAATGCCTTCCTCGAGGAGTACGTGCCGCGCGGCTGA